A stretch of Camelina sativa cultivar DH55 chromosome 18, Cs, whole genome shotgun sequence DNA encodes these proteins:
- the LOC104763539 gene encoding uncharacterized protein LOC104763539: protein MSNWSSDQEVDDIVEEEVDSIVEMIQYNYTHPYVPPAPIIRRVHIERDREEGHTRLWNDYFSDNPTYTNAMFRRRFRMNKPLFLRIVTAIENGVPYFRQRRDATGRLGLSALQKCTAAIRLMAYGYTADAVDEYLRLAETTSHKCLLHFVEGVINLFGDEYLRRPTPEDLQRLLNIGEHRGFPGMIGSIDCMHWEWKNCPTAWKGQYTRGSGKPSIVLEAVASQDLWIWHAFFGPPGSLNDINVLDRSPVFDDILEGRAPRVRYVVNGRQYKMAYYLTDGIYPKWATFIQSITLPRGRKAKLFDQWQEGCRKDVERAFGVLQARFAIVKNPALFWDKGKIGKIMRASIILHNMIVEDERHDYNFYDPAEFHHGEGSGSSHVDLSYSTDIPTNLHNMMGIRNDVHDTQMHDLLQKDLIEHIWQKFGATAQ from the coding sequence atgtctaattggagttccgatcaagaagttgatgataTTGTAGAAGAGGAAGTTGATAGTATAGTGGAGATGATCCAATACAACTACACTCACCCATATGTACCACCAGCTCCAATAATCCGAAGAGTGCACATTGAGAGAGACCGTGAAGAAGGCCACACTCGgttgtggaatgattattttagtgataatccAACTTACACTAACGCTATGTTCCGTCGtcgctttagaatgaacaaaccattgttcCTTCGTATTGTTACCGctattgagaatggagtcccATACTTCAGACAAAGGCGAGATGCTACTGGAAGGCTTGGTCTTTCTGCACTTCAGAAATGTACGGCAGCTATTCGTTTGATGGCTTACGGATATACGGCAGATGCGGTGGATGAATATTTACGACTCGCTGAAACAACCTCCCACAAATGCCTTCTACATTTTGTTGAGGGagttataaatttgtttggCGACGAGTATCTGAGAAGACCTACACCGGAAGACCTCCAACGATTACTGAATATTGGAGAACATCGCGGTTTCCCCGGAATGATAgggagcatagattgtatgcattgggagtggaagaattgtcccactgCATGGAAAGGACAATATACACGTGGATCTGGTAAACCGTCAATCGTACTAGAAGCTGTGGCATcacaagatttatggatttggcacgcattttttggacCACCTGGTTCGTTAAATGATATCAACGTCTTGGACCGCTCCCCtgtgtttgatgatatcctagAGGGCCGAGCTCCGAGAGTTAGATACGTTGTCAATGGACGGCAATACAAAATGGCGTACTACCTAACGGATGGTATCTATCCCAAATGggcaactttcatccaatccATTACACTTCCACGTGGTCGAAAAGCAAAACTCTTTGATCAATGGCAAGAAGGATGtcgtaaagatgtagagcgtgcatttggagtcttgcaagctcgatttgcaatcgtgaagaatcccgcacttttttgggataaagggaaaatagggaaaataatgagagcatcTATCATcctgcataacatgatagtggaagacgaacgacatgacTACAATTTCTACGATCCAGCGGAATTCCATCACGGAGAAGGAAGCGGAAGTTCTCATGTCGATTTATCATATTCTACAGATATCCCAACAAATCTACATAATATGATGGGCATTCGAAATGATGTTCATGATACACAAATGCATGATCTTTTgcaaaaagacttgattgagcatatctggcaaaaatttggtgcaaccgcACAATAA
- the LOC104761793 gene encoding macrophage migration inhibitory factor homolog: MLLPLSQLPYLKATGFCFVGRRRRQRNKKMPTLNLFTNIPVDAVTCSDILKDATKAVAKIIGKPESYVMILLNSGVPIAFAGTEEPAAYGELISIGGLGPGVNGKLSETISEILQIKLSIDSSRFYIKFYDSPRPFFGFNGSTF; encoded by the exons ATGCTCTTACCGTTATCTCAACTTCCATATCTGAAAGCcactggtttttgttttgtcggaagaaggagaagacagAGAAACAAGAAGATGCCCACTTTGAATCTCTTCACAAACATACCAGTCGACGCCGTCACTTGCTCTGACATCCTCAAGGACGCTACTAAGGCCGTCGCTAAGATCATCGGCAAACCTGAATCC tatGTGATGATACTGCTTAATAGTGGAGTGCCCATTGCGTTTGCTGGTACGGAGGAACCCGCTGCGTATGGAGAATTGATATCTATTGGGGGATTAGGACCAGGTGTTAACGGGAAGCTTAGCGAGACGATATCTGAGATTCTCCAAATTAAGCTCTCTATAGATAGCTCCCGTTTTTATATCAAATTCTATGATTCCCCG CGACCCTTCTTTGGTTTCAACGGATCAACATTCTGA
- the LOC104761795 gene encoding glutathione S-transferase T3-like gives MDPRSLIRNPHTYFVDLMNSQKDSNSQDNPILPNTFSSQPVHFTQTLSSQPVNFTQTLSSQPVNCGPRFSSQPFQFRPASEDDDCIEVEVDEDEEDEGRGIRKRWTAEEDVNLISAWLNTSKDPVVSNEQRLQSFWKRVAAYYKANYGSSVSNARGPTQCKARWSKINHGVNKFVGCYAQASSRRKSGESEDDVLSMAYELYKNDKGKPFLLGHCWRELKHDQKWITEECSHKRTKLASDGAGASSPGECNDGAEMRPPGVKASKKKGKKPAVTIDVEDGSVGKLDKIIAMKEQEQAAKERHGKMRLLDSLLNKTELTSAEQLLRDKLVDQMLTNT, from the coding sequence ATGGATCCTAGAAGCCTTATTCGTAATCCACATACATATTTTGTTGATCTTATGAATTCTCAAAAAGACTCTAACTCCCAAGATAATCCAATTCTTCCAAATacattctcttctcagcctgtcCACTTTACCCAAACCCTCTCTTCTCAGCCTGTCAACTTTACCCAAACCCTCTCTTCTCAGCCTGTCAACTGTGGGCCTAGATTCTCTTCTCAGCCGTTTCAGTTTAGGCCGGCatctgaagatgatgattgtaTCGAGGTTGAggttgatgaggatgaagaagacgaaggaagGGGAATAAGAAAGCGGTGGACTGCAGAGGAGGATGTTAACCTCATAAGCGCTTGGTTAAACACAAGCAAGGATCCAGTTGTAAGTAATGAGCAGCGGCTACAAAGTTTCTGGAAGAGGGTTGCTGCCTACTACAAAGCTAACTATGGGTCATCTGTTTCAAATGCAAGAGGGCCTACACAATGTAAGGCTAGGTGGAGCAAGATAAACCATGGAGTCAATAAGTTTGTGGGCTGTTACGCACAAGCGAGTTCAAGAAGAAAGAgtggagaatcagaagatgatgtaTTGAGCATGGCGTATGAGCTTTACAAGAACGACAAGGGCAAGCCATTTCTGCTAGGACATTGCTGGAGGGAACTGAAgcatgatcagaaatggatcaCGGAGGAGTGTAGCCATAAGCGGACTAAACTCGCTTCAGATGGAGCAGGAGCATCCTCACCCGGAGAGTGCAATGATGGAGCTGAGATGAGGCCTCCGGGGGTTAAAGCTTCtaagaaaaaagggaagaaaccgGCTGTGACTATTGATGTAGAGGATGGTTCTGTTGGTAAGCTAGACAAGATCATTGCAatgaaagaacaagaacaagcgGCTAAAGAGAGACACGGCAAAATGAGACTGCTAGACAGCCTCCTTAACAAGACTGAACTAACAAGTGCCGAACAACTTCTTAGGGACAAACTCGTTGACCAAATGTTGACAAACACTTAG
- the LOC104761794 gene encoding protein CHLOROPLAST IMPORT APPARATUS 2-like isoform X2, whose product MTACISSGGGGAAAYSFELEKVKSPPSSSTTTTTRATSPSSTISESSNSPLAISTRKPRTQRKRPNQTYNEAAALLSSAYPNIFSSNLSTSKQKTSSNSHHFYGTNVKSPLLSDTDDSSDLLLPYESIEEPDFLFHHHPTIQSKSEFFSSELKEVNSGGGSYVNQIEKLDFSDEFDAESILDEEVEEGIDSIMGTVVESNSNLGIYESTVPAINRGGRSSNRIGKLEQQLMIINSWNRSSSNNGFKLPLGLGLKGALRENNDPNLYKFHTVDFEQISPRIQTETAIAVATAVADDEKKPMGGGGEKSKKTTTKKKKKMTALVTESKSSSAEETITSTAEETTRSCEKRTTTGPLLKLDYDGVLEAWSDKTSPFPDDILGTEAATGIDVNISSN is encoded by the coding sequence atgacggcTTGTATAAGCAGTGGCGGAGGAGGAGCAGCAGCATACAGTTTCGAGTTAGAAAAAGTGAAGTCACCACCATCaagctcaacaacaacaacaacgagagCTACTTCACCATCATCAACAATCTCGGAATCATCAAACTCACCACTCGCAATCTCAACTAGGAAGCCAAGAACACAGAGGAAAAGACCAAACCAGACATACAACGAAGCAGCTGCTCTTCTCTCCTCTGCTTACCCAAACATCTTCTCCTCAAACTTGTCGACTTCTAAGCAAAAGACTTCCTCAAACTCTCATCACTTCTACGGGACAAATGTCAAATCACCACTCCTCAGTGACACCGACGACTCCTCTGATTTGCTTCTCCCTTACGAATCAATCGAAGAACCTGATTTCCTGTTCCATCACCACCCGACGATTCAATCCAAGTCGGAGTTTTTCTCCTCCGAGCTCAAAGAAGTCAACTCCGGCGGTGGGAGTTACGTTAATCAGATCGAAAAGCTCGATTTTTCCGACGAGTTCGATGCTGAATCGATCCTCGACGAAGAAGTCGAGGAAGGGATCGATAGTATAATGGGGACTGTGGTGGAATCGAATTCTAATTTGGGGATTTACGAATCTACGGTCCCGGCGATCAACCGTGGTGGAAGAAGCTCTAATCGAATCGGCAAATTAGAACAACAGCTGATGATAATCAATTCATGGAACCGAAGCTCATCTAACAACGGATTCAAACTACCATTAGGTCTTGGCTTAAAAGGAGCTCTCAGAGAGAACAATGACCCAAACTTGTATAAATTTCACACCGTCGATTTCGAACAGATCTCGCCGCGGATTCAAACTGAAACCGCGATCGCAGTCGCAACCGCCGTCGCTGACGATGAGAAAAAGCCgatgggaggaggaggagagaagagcaagaagacgacgacgaagaagaagaagaagatgacggcGTTGGTAACGGAGTCGAAGAGCTCGTCGGCGGAGGAGACTATTACTAGTACTGCGGAGGAGACGACGAGGAGTTGTGAGAAGAGAACAACGACAGGTCCGTTGTTGAAGCTTGATTACGACGGCGTTTTGGAAGCTTGGTCTGATAAAACGTCGCCGTTTCCTGATGACATCCTTGGAACGGAAGCTGCTACTGGTATCGACGTCAAT